The following nucleotide sequence is from Manis pentadactyla isolate mManPen7 chromosome 13, mManPen7.hap1, whole genome shotgun sequence.
AACTTATAGGGTTCTTTCCAGAGTTTACTTTCTAGATGGGTTAGGGCCACTATTGTCCAATAATCTAATCCATTAAACTAAGAAATTAATCTGACATACAGGATGGAATAACTAAAAGAGTCTGGAAACAGAATTTTAGCTGGccgaaaaaaaaagagagaaagaaacggGAATTTtaattgaaagaacaaaataactcAATTTTATGCTGCTACGTAGAGGATTATGCTGGTTCTTGAGTCACTCACTGAGATCTGATTCATCAGAACAGCATTTCCCAAGGCCTGTAACATTGTCTGGTTTGATGAGGACCAAAGTATatatttcagtctttctttgGTTGTCATTAAAAAGCGTGTACCTGCCATTGTTTTTGCTTTCAGTGATTCAAAAAACTTTGGGAGACAACAACATAGGATTCCTGCGCAAGGCAGCACAATTCCCAGCCACTCAGTTTGCTTCTGTCTTGGTTTATTTCAGGCTCCCCCAATACACCTCTCCAAGTGCACGTTCTCTGTCTCACGTTGGGCTACTTCATCTTCGACTTGGGCTGGTGCATCTACTTCCAGTCTGAGGGTGCCCTAATGCTGGCTCACCACACACTGAGTATCTTGGGCATCATCGTGGCCCTGGTGCTTGGAGAATCAGGCACAGAGGTCAATGCAGTCCTCTTTGGAAGCGAGATTACCAACCCATTGCTCCAGATGCGCTGGTTTCTCCGTGAAACAGGGCACTACCACAGTTTCACTGGAGATGCGGTGGACTTCCTCTTTGTGGCTCTGTTTACGGGAGTGAGGATTGGCATAGGAGCTCGCCTCCTTTTCTGTGAAATGGTCTCGCCCGAGCCCAAGTGGTTTGTGAAGGCTGGGGGAGTAGTGATGTATGCTGTATCTTGGTGTTTTATGTTTAGCATCTGGCGTTTTGCCTGGAGGAAAAGCATCAAGAAGTACCACGCCTGGAGAAGCAGGCACAGTGAGGAGCGGCAGCTAAAACATAACGGACATCTCAAGACGCACTAGCCTAAGCTTGCTGCAGACAACAGATTGGGTTTAGTCAGCCACGGAAATATGGCTGTTATGGAATCACATAGCAAACTTGAGTTTCATAAAAGGGCTGAATTTGTTGATCAGTTTGATCGGTTTTTCAGCGGAGCACAAGCCAGTATTAAACCACTGACTTCTACA
It contains:
- the TLCD5 gene encoding TLC domain-containing protein 5 isoform X2, which produces MALALCLQVLCSLGGWLSLYISFCRLNKQRSYEWSCRLVTFTHGILSIGLSAYIGFIDGPWPFTHPGSPNTPLQVHVLCLTLGYFIFDLGWCIYFQSEGALMLAHHTLSILGIIVALVLGESGTEVNAVLFGSEITNPLLQMRWFLRETGHYHSFTGDAVDFLFVALFTGVRIGIGARLLFCEMVSPEPKWFVKAGGVVMYAVSWCFMFSIWRFAWRKSIKKYHAWRSRHSEERQLKHNGHLKTH
- the TLCD5 gene encoding TLC domain-containing protein 5 isoform X1, producing the protein MGCAVGGHGGRRVIIPTTQGNSLQGSRHRYITRRPRPHQLCAKRGDPQAPLRAVPRLAPTLRSVLPATRCPQTPSFCTAAVRASSSLCLSLSAASCSRDPGAELWGARGSPARSAGSPNTPLQVHVLCLTLGYFIFDLGWCIYFQSEGALMLAHHTLSILGIIVALVLGESGTEVNAVLFGSEITNPLLQMRWFLRETGHYHSFTGDAVDFLFVALFTGVRIGIGARLLFCEMVSPEPKWFVKAGGVVMYAVSWCFMFSIWRFAWRKSIKKYHAWRSRHSEERQLKHNGHLKTH
- the TLCD5 gene encoding TLC domain-containing protein 5 isoform X3: MLAHHTLSILGIIVALVLGESGTEVNAVLFGSEITNPLLQMRWFLRETGHYHSFTGDAVDFLFVALFTGVRIGIGARLLFCEMVSPEPKWFVKAGGVVMYAVSWCFMFSIWRFAWRKSIKKYHAWRSRHSEERQLKHNGHLKTH